CAACATATATATGGTCTTTTTGCATAAATCGCACATCATTTTCTATACCATAGCCCACAACCATATCCGCATGTTTAAAAATATTTTTAATATCGCGACGAAATGCACTCATCGTAAAACAATTTTCTACCATTTGTGGTGTTATATGATGAATACTTTCCGTATCTTTCCATGACTTACATCTTTTCGGTTTGATATATTCATTAAATAAAACACCTTTATATAAATCTATAATACTAAGCTGCAAAATTTCATCATATTTGGTATTTCCGCCAGTCATCTCCATATCAAAAAATATTACAGACGGCTCACGGTCTACAAAGGCAATACAATCTTGTCTAAAAACCAAATTGAACACATCCTATTTATAATCTTTTATTTTTCTCTTACAATATAATACTACAAATACGGTGAATTCCACAATCAAAATAATATTTCTAGTGCAATATTATTATAAATTTTTCATTAATATATATCAAATAATATTTTATGATATCATCGATAAAATAAACTAAACCATATAAAAATACAATAGCTAGATTAATTAATATTAAATCATATTCTTTAAATAATTTTATTTACCACGTATTTTATCAAACTAATTTATTTTTATCATTATTTAAAGATTTATTTATAAATTTCTATCAATTAATCTAGCTAAATCGTGCATTAATTTTTTATCATGGACAGACTTTATCTATCATTATATTTAAGACTTCAATATCAGTTGATTTCATACCTTCCTTACCAATATAACCTACAGCTCTAATGGTTTTTTCTAAATCATCTTTTACAATACCTTCACCAGATTTAAAACCATCGCCTTTCATACTCATTGTATGCGCTAAAAGTGCTGCATCTAATGAAGATGAAATCTTTGCTGCGCAAGAAGGTTTTGCTCCGTCGCAAATTATACCGCAAGTATTTCCAAGTGTATTGATAATTGTAGATGCAATTTGGTTAAAATTGCCTCCGAGCATATACGTTATAGCTGCACTACAAGCATATGAAGCACTTACTGCACCACAAAAAGCAGACAAATTGCCAATATATTTTTTCTGATGAATAGCTAATAAATTACTCACAGCTAAAGCGCGATACATTTTTTCTTCTGGAATATTATAATACTGGGCATAAACTACAAGTGGAACGCAAGTTGTTATTCCCTGATTTCCGCTACCTGAATTAATTACTACAGGCAAGGAACAACCACTCATTCTCGCTTCTGAAGCAGCCGAAGCCATAGCTCTAGCTTTTATTGGTAAAATATCTTCACCATATAAAGCTAATAAATTGCGACCGACATTAGCTTCATATTTATTTTTAATACCTTCGCTAGCTATTGCCATATTACATTTTACTTGTCTTTCCAAAATCGGTTTTATATCATCTATATTTACAGTATTTGCAAATTCAATGATATCTTTTACATTTAATAAGGATTTATCTGCTGGAGCAGAATTTTCAACATGGGCAATTTTATTCACTTTATCGTAAATAACTGTATCATCTTTAACAATTTTAATTATATTTGTATGTGAATCAGAAATTACTACCTGCGCACTATGATTGTCAAAATAAACAGTGATATCAATGTATAAATTATCCGTACCTGGTACTAAATCACAAGTGCAAATATCTTTTTGCAACAATTCACGCAAATACATTCTATCTTCATCAGTGACACTTTCTAATACTTCTAATTGCATATCAGCTTTACCACCGATGATACCTAATAATGCTGCTGTATCAATTCCTTTTAAACCACCTGAATTTGGCACAGTAACACCTTTTACGTTCTTTATTATATTTCCACTGCATTTAACTACTACTTTTTGTGGAAATTCACCTAATACTTCTCTTGCTTTCGCTCCAGCATAAGCGATTGCAATTGGTTCTGTACAACCTAATGCAGGAACTAATTGCTCTTTTAAAATATTAATGTAATTTTCATAAATTTCCTGTTGCATAAAAATCGCTTCCTTTCACATATTTAACTACTAAAAGTATACCATACTACTAGAAAAAAAATAAGTCGAACAAATAAAAATATAAACAA
The window above is part of the Megamonas hypermegale genome. Proteins encoded here:
- a CDS encoding serine dehydratase subunit alpha family protein, with the protein product MQQEIYENYINILKEQLVPALGCTEPIAIAYAGAKAREVLGEFPQKVVVKCSGNIIKNVKGVTVPNSGGLKGIDTAALLGIIGGKADMQLEVLESVTDEDRMYLRELLQKDICTCDLVPGTDNLYIDITVYFDNHSAQVVISDSHTNIIKIVKDDTVIYDKVNKIAHVENSAPADKSLLNVKDIIEFANTVNIDDIKPILERQVKCNMAIASEGIKNKYEANVGRNLLALYGEDILPIKARAMASAASEARMSGCSLPVVINSGSGNQGITTCVPLVVYAQYYNIPEEKMYRALAVSNLLAIHQKKYIGNLSAFCGAVSASYACSAAITYMLGGNFNQIASTIINTLGNTCGIICDGAKPSCAAKISSSLDAALLAHTMSMKGDGFKSGEGIVKDDLEKTIRAVGYIGKEGMKSTDIEVLNIMIDKVCP
- a CDS encoding 3'-5' exonuclease; its protein translation is MVFRQDCIAFVDREPSVIFFDMEMTGGNTKYDEILQLSIIDLYKGVLFNEYIKPKRCKSWKDTESIHHITPQMVENCFTMSAFRRDIKNIFKHADMVVGYGIENDVRFMQKDHIYVGRNSILYDLQKSFSRIYSHDNNMPSLKSCANYCRCPNFGEVHNSLTDVYITVYCFIMMYGLDIPAWLNKAIKQN